From Topomyia yanbarensis strain Yona2022 chromosome 1, ASM3024719v1, whole genome shotgun sequence, one genomic window encodes:
- the LOC131676593 gene encoding signal peptidase complex catalytic subunit SEC11A, with product MGVFESLGVDGLLSDVQRMDKRQFFFQVLSFGMIVSSALMIWKGLMVVTGSESPIVVVLSGSMEPAFHRGDLLFLTNQDEPVRVGEIVVFKIEGRDIPIVHRVIKLHEKNNGTVKFLTKGDNNSVDDRGLYAPGQLWLTKKDIVGRARGFLPYVGMITIYMNEYPNLKYGILGLLALYVLLHRE from the exons ATGGGCGTGTTTGAATCTCTGGGCGTCGACGGTTTGTTAAGCGATGTCCAACGGATGGATAAGCGACAG TTTTTCTTTCAAGTGCTTAGCTTCGGAATGATTGTTTCTTCCGCGTTAATGATCTGGAAAGGATTGATGGTAGTTACCGGAAGTGAATCGCCCATTGTGGTCGTACTTAGTGGCAGTATGGAACCAGCATTCCATCG CGGTGATCTGCTGTTCCTGACAAACCAGGATGAACCGGTACGTGTCGGTGAGATAGTCGTATTCAAGATTGAAGGGCGCGATATACCGATCGTGCATCGGGTGATTAAATTGCACGAGAAGAATAATGGTACGGTTAAGTTCTTGACCAAAGGTGACAACAATTCCGTGGACGATCGGGGTTTGTACGCTCCCGGGCAGCTATGGCTCACCAAGAAGGATATTGTGGGCCGAGCTAGAGGATTTTTGCCTTATGTCGGAATGATTACGATCTACATGAACGAGTATCCGAACCTGAAATATGGCATTTTGGGATTGCTGGCGTTGTACGTGCTGCTGCATCGAGAGTGA